TGCCCGGTCGGAGGGCGGGCATATCACGGGACGCCTGGTCGTCCACCTTCCCAAGGAGGAGCCGGCCGACGCCGAAGCCTCGTTTCGCGTGGCCGGCGTCCCGCTCGAAGAGCTCTCGCACCTGGTCGGCGTGCGCGAACATTTCATGACCGGGGAAGTCCGCCTGACCGGCACCCTCCGCGGCCATGGACGCAACCCGCACGGCATGCTTCCGACTTTGTCCGGAGACGCCGAGGTGCTCGTCACCGGCGGCCGCATCTTCAAATCCCAGAAGCGGGCTCTGTGGAAAATTCTGAGCATCCTCAATCTGCCCGCCGTCCTCCAGGGCCAGATCGATCTTGAAAAGGACGGCTTGCCGTTCGACAAGCTCACCGCGTCCATCGTCATGCAGAACGGCCGCTGCGACAGCGATCGGCTTGTGCTGGACAGTCCCGTGGTCAAGATCAGCGGCGCGGGGCATTACGACCTTCCGACGGATCAACTCGAGATGGTGTACGCCGTCAGCCCCTTCGGCTCCTACTCCAAGTTCGTCAAAAACATTCCGTTGTTCGGGCGTCTTTTTGCGGGAGACCGGACGGGCATCGCCACGGCCTTCTTTGAAGCCAAAGGATCCATGGACGATCCGGAGGTCACCTATCTGCCGATGAAGTCCCTGGGAGAAGGCCTCTCCAGCCTCGCATCTCTGGCCTACGATGTTCTGCGCAATACGTTCAAAATGCCGAAAGAGTTCATCACCGGCTCCGACGAAGCGGCTCCCGCCCCGTCGTCAGAGATCGACGCGCCGAGCCGCGTTCCCGGCGGCAACTTGTATTGACCCCCCCTGCATGCTAGCATCGAATTGGTCGTGATTTTCAGACAGGCGTACACATGTCTCACGAACGGACAGCCCAGATGAGCACCAGGGCGACCCTCTTCTACGCAGCCAGCGAAGCCGATTCCAACCTCTATTATGCCACCCGGTTCATCGCCCCGGATCCGTTCTTATACGTTGACATCAAGGGTGAGCGCCTGCTCGTCATGAGCGATCTGGAAATGGATCGGGCGCGCCACCAAGCCAAGGTGGACCAGGTCCTGTCTTACTCGGAATTCGAGCGACGAGCCAAGGCCGAGGCCTCTCACCAGCCGGGCCCGATGGACGTCGCCCACGTGCTGCTTCGGGAGCGGGGAGTGGATCAGGTCCTCGTGCCGTCAAACTTCCCCTTCGGTCATGCCGTGCGGCTGCAGGAGTTGGGATATCGCCTGGAGAGCAAGAAAGAGCCGTTTTTTGAACAGCGGGTGATCAAGACGGCGGAGGAAGTCCTCCACATCGAGGCCTCTCAACGCGCCACGGAACAGGCGGTCGCCGCCGCCCATGACCTGCTCCGCCGGGCGACTCCGCGGGACGGGATGCTCTGGATTGACGGCGACCCGCTCACGTCCGAGCGGGTAAAAAAACTGATCAATGTGCGGCTCATGGAGCACGACTGTGTCGCGCAACATACGATCGTGGCGGGCGGTGAGCAGGCCTGCGATCCGCACGACGAGGGCAGCGGGCCGTTGCCGGCCGATCGGAGCATCATCTTCGACGTGTTCCCGCGGTCCGCCACCAGCCGCTATTTCGCCGATATGTCGCGAACCGTCGTGCGAGGCACGGTTTCGCCGGAGCTGCGGCGATTGTACCAAACCGTCCTGGATGCGCAGGAGGAAGCGATCGACACCATCCGGGATGGAGCCGATGGCGTCAAGATCCACCAGCGGATCTGCGAACGGTTCGAAGCGGCGGGCTACCGCACCGGCCTCGTCAACGGACGCATGCAAGGCTATTTCCACGGCACGGGCCATGGGGTCGGATTGGACATCCATGAAGCGCCCCGGATCAGCCGCAACGGATCCAGGCTCCAGGAAGGCCATGTGGTCACGGTGGAGCCGGGGCTCTATTATCCCGGACTCGGCGCCGTGCGGATCGAAGACATGGTCCTCGTGACCTCCGACGGCTGCCGCAACCTCACGCAGTATCCCAAAGTGTTTGAGATCGGGTAACTCCCTTCTATGCGCCTGACCTTCCGCCTCCTCCGGTTCAACCCTGAAACCGGCGACCGTGCTTCCTGGCAGGACGTTCGCCTCGACATCCACCGCGGCATGACCGTGTTGGAAGCCCTGATCCGCATCAAGAATGAAGTCGACGGCACGTTGAGCTTGCGCTATTCCTGCCGGTCCGCGATTTGCGGCTCCTGCGCC
The DNA window shown above is from Nitrospira tepida and carries:
- a CDS encoding M24 family metallopeptidase encodes the protein MSTRATLFYAASEADSNLYYATRFIAPDPFLYVDIKGERLLVMSDLEMDRARHQAKVDQVLSYSEFERRAKAEASHQPGPMDVAHVLLRERGVDQVLVPSNFPFGHAVRLQELGYRLESKKEPFFEQRVIKTAEEVLHIEASQRATEQAVAAAHDLLRRATPRDGMLWIDGDPLTSERVKKLINVRLMEHDCVAQHTIVAGGEQACDPHDEGSGPLPADRSIIFDVFPRSATSRYFADMSRTVVRGTVSPELRRLYQTVLDAQEEAIDTIRDGADGVKIHQRICERFEAAGYRTGLVNGRMQGYFHGTGHGVGLDIHEAPRISRNGSRLQEGHVVTVEPGLYYPGLGAVRIEDMVLVTSDGCRNLTQYPKVFEIG